One genomic segment of Bacteroidota bacterium includes these proteins:
- the ftsA gene encoding cell division protein FtsA, with protein MSKSPERIITGLDIGTTKICAIIGRMNMHGKIEVLGIGKADSFGVMRGVVANIDKTVEAIKCAVKEAEEKSGQKVTEVYVGIAGQHIKSLQHRDIITRDNPDAEIDNNDINRLIENMRKISLNPGDRIIHVLPQEFQVDHEHGIKNPVGMCGVRIEANFHIITGQIAAARNIFRCVERAGLKAMDLILEPLASSAAVLSEEELEAGVALVDIGGGTTDIAIFQDGIIRHTAVIPIGGNIVTEDIKEGCKIMKNQAEALKVRFGSALATETPSNELISIPGIKGREPKEIRMDNLARIIQARMEEILEHVFYEIKLSGYNKKLIGGIVITGGGSQVKHLVQLVEYVTGLDTRIGYPIEHLTQTKFEEIHHPMYATGVGLILKGFEANRKQEPEPVEIAVAAELEEAMKNEMHTEEIKEEKQTNKERKGWFNNLLNTTKRWFEDDDTKDFN; from the coding sequence ATGAGTAAATCACCTGAACGGATTATTACAGGATTAGATATTGGAACTACAAAAATCTGCGCCATTATCGGCCGAATGAATATGCATGGAAAAATTGAAGTGCTAGGCATTGGAAAAGCAGATTCATTTGGCGTAATGAGAGGTGTGGTTGCCAATATTGATAAAACTGTGGAAGCAATAAAATGTGCAGTAAAAGAAGCAGAAGAAAAATCAGGACAAAAAGTTACTGAAGTGTATGTGGGAATTGCAGGGCAACATATTAAAAGTTTACAACACAGAGATATTATCACACGAGATAATCCGGATGCAGAAATTGATAATAATGATATCAATCGTTTGATTGAAAATATGCGTAAGATTTCTTTGAATCCGGGGGATAGAATTATTCATGTTTTACCACAGGAATTTCAAGTAGATCATGAACACGGAATAAAAAATCCGGTAGGTATGTGTGGTGTGCGCATCGAAGCAAACTTTCATATTATCACCGGACAGATTGCTGCAGCAAGAAATATTTTTCGCTGTGTAGAACGTGCCGGTTTAAAAGCAATGGATTTAATATTAGAACCACTTGCATCTTCTGCAGCTGTATTAAGTGAAGAAGAATTGGAAGCTGGTGTCGCATTAGTTGATATTGGTGGAGGCACTACAGATATTGCAATTTTTCAGGATGGCATAATCCGACATACTGCCGTAATTCCAATTGGTGGAAATATTGTTACAGAAGATATTAAAGAAGGTTGTAAAATAATGAAGAACCAGGCAGAAGCTTTGAAGGTGAGGTTTGGTTCAGCACTCGCTACTGAAACTCCTTCAAACGAATTAATTTCTATTCCCGGAATTAAAGGAAGAGAGCCGAAAGAAATTCGCATGGATAATCTTGCCCGTATTATTCAAGCGAGAATGGAAGAAATTTTAGAGCATGTATTTTATGAAATTAAATTAAGCGGCTACAACAAAAAATTAATCGGTGGTATTGTAATTACCGGTGGTGGATCGCAAGTAAAACATCTCGTGCAATTAGTAGAATATGTAACCGGTTTAGATACTCGAATTGGTTATCCTATTGAACATCTCACTCAAACAAAATTTGAAGAAATTCATCATCCGATGTATGCAACAGGTGTGGGATTAATTCTAAAAGGATTTGAAGCTAATCGCAAACAAGAACCTGAACCGGTGGAAATAGCAGTAGCCGCAGAGCTTGAAGAAGCAATGAAAAATGAAATGCACACCGAAGAAATTAAAGAAGAAAAACAAACCAATAAAGAAAGAAAAGGGTGGTTCAATAATTTATTGAATACCACCAAACGTTGGTTTGAAGATGATGACACAAAAGATTTTAATTAA
- a CDS encoding cell division protein FtsW — MTAYKYLINNIRGDKIIWLVVFGLSAFSILAVYSSTGMLAYKQQDGNTEYYVIKHAALLFAGIGMMYLAHLVSYKYYSRFAQIILYISIPLLFYTLVFGSNLNEAARWITLPVINLTFQTSDLARFALIMYTARMLSKKQEQIKGFKEAFVPIILPIVLTCALIFPANLSTAAVLFFTCMLLMFIGRVNLKYIALTFGSGIAVLALVIALSYVIPDVWRFGTWQNRVESFIDGNGEEEYQVEQAKIAIANGGIFGLGPGNSQQRNTLPHPYSDFIYAIVIEEYGLFGGIIIIVLYLVLLYRCIRIVAKAPNSFGAFLATGLGLSLTIQAFINMGVATNVLPVTGLTLPMLSMGGTSIWFTSISVGIILSVSREIEIQELKNTESENEDILNTETAIA, encoded by the coding sequence ATGACAGCGTATAAGTATCTTATAAATAATATTCGTGGTGATAAAATCATCTGGTTAGTAGTGTTTGGACTTTCTGCGTTCAGCATTCTTGCCGTGTATAGTTCTACCGGTATGCTTGCCTATAAACAACAAGATGGCAACACAGAATATTATGTAATTAAGCATGCAGCATTATTATTTGCAGGTATCGGAATGATGTATCTGGCACATCTTGTTTCTTATAAATATTATTCAAGATTTGCACAGATAATATTATATATTTCTATTCCATTATTATTTTATACGTTAGTGTTTGGTTCGAATTTAAATGAGGCAGCACGATGGATAACATTACCGGTAATTAATCTCACATTTCAAACAAGTGATCTTGCACGATTTGCATTGATTATGTACACGGCAAGAATGTTATCAAAAAAGCAAGAACAAATAAAAGGATTTAAAGAAGCATTCGTACCTATTATTTTACCCATTGTTTTAACGTGCGCACTTATATTTCCCGCTAATCTTTCTACAGCTGCAGTATTGTTTTTTACTTGTATGTTGCTGATGTTTATTGGTAGAGTGAATCTAAAATATATCGCACTCACCTTTGGTTCCGGTATTGCAGTTCTTGCTCTTGTCATTGCATTGTCTTATGTAATTCCTGATGTATGGAGATTTGGTACTTGGCAGAATCGTGTGGAATCTTTTATTGATGGTAATGGTGAAGAAGAATATCAGGTAGAGCAAGCAAAAATTGCAATTGCCAATGGTGGGATTTTTGGTTTGGGCCCCGGCAATAGTCAACAACGCAATACTTTGCCACATCCTTATTCCGATTTTATTTATGCAATTGTTATTGAAGAATACGGACTCTTTGGTGGGATAATAATTATCGTATTATATCTCGTTTTGCTGTATCGGTGCATTCGTATTGTGGCAAAAGCACCAAATAGTTTTGGGGCATTCTTAGCTACTGGTTTAGGATTAAGTTTAACAATACAAGCCTTTATAAATATGGGTGTTGCAACAAATGTGTTACCTGTTACAGGTCTCACTTTACCTATGCTCAGTATGGGTGGAACTTCCATTTGGTTTACTAGTATTTCTGTCGGTATTATTTTAAGTGTGAGCCGTGAAATTGAAATACAGGAATTAAAAAATACAGAGAGTGAAAATGAAGATATTTTAAATACAGAAACAGCTATTGCATAA
- a CDS encoding DUF4260 domain-containing protein encodes MKNLIKIEEAGMFILAIYLSYQLPFAGWLFWALLLAPDIGMIGYLINTKTGSITYNVFHHKGIAIIVWILGMYLQNDTLTFSGILLFGHSSMDRMFGYGLKMPDNFKHTHLGWLQ; translated from the coding sequence ATGAAAAACTTAATAAAAATTGAAGAGGCTGGAATGTTTATTCTGGCAATTTATTTATCCTATCAATTACCTTTTGCAGGTTGGCTATTCTGGGCATTGTTATTAGCTCCTGATATTGGAATGATTGGTTATTTAATTAATACAAAAACAGGAAGCATTACTTATAATGTATTTCACCATAAAGGCATTGCAATAATAGTTTGGATACTAGGTATGTATTTACAAAATGACACTCTTACATTTTCCGGAATATTATTATTCGGACATTCCAGTATGGATCGCATGTTTGGTTATGGATTAAAAATGCCGGATAATTTTAAGCATACACACCTCGGTTGGTTACAATAA
- a CDS encoding T9SS type A sorting domain-containing protein: MRLKLFLLLSTYLSFNIIYAQDLQSFIGVDELPADDAVICEIPLADPELEGIYEADTIHDFRLYDLYENEYVMSDILQEKKPVLLISCSYTCFVFRSRIERINYLNSIYGDSLNIYLVYTVEAHPVTDISPYFGYVNTSSHNYEDNVLYRQPTTYLQRKHIVHDMLQRETISVPVLIDGPCNYWWENFGKSPNCAFLIDTNGIVFEAEKWFDRFPDDIQMSIQEILEETVVPKDTVYGEVEFPQSSTDCISDEPGAIIFAGDYVVNNDVSEAIIDISISDLELPADWNFSICTDVCYPPGIDSVTMVIEPGDSMLLSVHFYTSEIPNEFSSITMELQNQKIFENRTAFAVNACTTEKETVEEEATVIELYPNPASEQLFINSADAFITDVQLYQINGQLMYENNSSANAIQMDVRNFPVGIYFLHYVIGDSKHSELIAITH, encoded by the coding sequence ATGCGACTGAAACTCTTTTTATTGTTATCTACTTATTTGTCCTTCAATATAATATATGCACAGGACTTACAATCATTTATCGGAGTGGATGAATTGCCCGCAGATGATGCAGTTATTTGCGAAATCCCTTTGGCAGATCCCGAATTGGAAGGGATTTATGAAGCGGATACAATTCACGATTTCAGGCTATATGATTTATATGAAAATGAGTATGTAATGTCGGATATTTTGCAAGAAAAAAAACCGGTATTATTAATTAGTTGCAGCTACACATGTTTTGTTTTTCGTAGTCGAATTGAAAGAATAAATTATCTGAATTCAATATATGGCGATAGCTTAAATATATATTTAGTTTATACTGTAGAAGCACATCCTGTTACTGATATCAGTCCCTATTTTGGATATGTGAATACAAGCTCACATAATTATGAGGATAATGTGTTATACCGTCAGCCCACAACATATTTACAGCGCAAACATATCGTACATGATATGTTGCAAAGAGAAACTATATCAGTACCTGTTTTAATTGATGGTCCATGTAATTATTGGTGGGAGAATTTTGGTAAATCGCCTAACTGTGCTTTTTTAATTGATACCAACGGAATTGTTTTTGAAGCGGAAAAATGGTTTGATAGATTTCCTGATGATATTCAAATGAGCATACAAGAAATATTGGAAGAAACGGTAGTTCCAAAGGATACTGTTTATGGTGAAGTGGAATTTCCGCAAAGTTCTACAGATTGTATTTCCGATGAGCCGGGTGCTATAATTTTTGCCGGTGATTATGTTGTTAATAATGATGTTTCAGAAGCAATAATTGATATATCTATTTCTGATTTAGAATTACCTGCCGATTGGAATTTTTCCATCTGTACAGATGTGTGTTATCCTCCCGGAATTGATTCCGTTACTATGGTTATTGAACCGGGTGATTCCATGTTACTTAGTGTGCATTTTTATACTTCCGAAATACCAAATGAATTTAGCAGCATAACAATGGAATTGCAAAATCAAAAAATATTTGAAAACAGAACTGCTTTTGCAGTGAATGCTTGCACTACCGAAAAAGAAACGGTAGAAGAGGAGGCGACTGTAATCGAATTATATCCTAATCCTGCATCCGAGCAATTATTTATAAATAGTGCGGATGCGTTTATTACTGATGTGCAACTCTATCAAATCAACGGACAATTAATGTATGAAAACAATTCATCTGCAAATGCAATCCAAATGGATGTGCGCAATTTTCCTGTAGGAATTTATTTTCTGCATTATGTAATTGGTGATTCAAAACATTCTGAATTAATTGCAATTACTCACTAA
- the ftsZ gene encoding cell division protein FtsZ produces MYFDLPKEQSSIIKVIGVGGGGCNAVNHMFHQGIKDVNFVICNTDSQALDASPVANKIQLGPSLTKGRGAGSHPSVGKDATMESLQEIKEILEKNTEMVFITAGMGGGTGTGGAPVIAKTAKDLGILTIGIVTIPFGFEGRRRKNQALEGLEDLKDNVDAILIVSNDKLREIYGNLPFNEAFAKADDILTTAAKGIAEIITIPGYVNVDFEDVKTVLRKSGLAIMGSAIASGDNRAFEAVENALKSPLLNDNEISGAKSILLNISSGSKPVLMDEISEITEYVQDAAGYDCDIIWGNCNDPNLGENLMVTIIATGFETDIERTKRLKEKNLKVNFLEENKSAPKASTKVLSSKAIVDPNEMRVEKIEPPQEDSNAKQFTFEFDSIQNEFEPKKDIPEITSFFNPLVEPIAKSDENEKDDFDFIIKNTVEEEEEETQVEDEQEQIPPTAKQLPASDEINNDDKMRFVSASNDERVKRLKSMSLKLNNLDELEKVPAYLRRQVDLENTQNSSENNFSKYTVSGNENGPEFRKNNSFLHDNVD; encoded by the coding sequence ATGTATTTCGATTTGCCAAAAGAACAATCCTCAATCATTAAAGTAATCGGCGTTGGCGGCGGTGGCTGCAATGCTGTTAATCACATGTTCCATCAAGGAATAAAAGATGTGAATTTTGTAATTTGTAATACCGATAGTCAAGCATTGGATGCCAGTCCGGTTGCAAATAAAATTCAATTAGGACCAAGCCTTACAAAAGGCAGAGGTGCGGGTTCTCATCCAAGTGTTGGAAAGGATGCCACAATGGAATCTTTACAGGAAATAAAAGAAATTCTGGAGAAGAATACGGAGATGGTTTTCATTACCGCAGGTATGGGTGGCGGAACTGGAACTGGTGGTGCTCCGGTGATTGCAAAAACTGCAAAAGATTTAGGTATTCTTACTATTGGTATTGTAACAATTCCATTTGGTTTTGAAGGAAGAAGAAGAAAGAATCAAGCGTTGGAAGGTTTGGAAGATTTAAAAGATAATGTGGATGCAATTCTTATTGTTTCCAATGATAAGTTGCGGGAGATTTATGGCAACCTTCCCTTCAATGAAGCATTTGCAAAAGCAGATGATATATTGACAACAGCAGCTAAAGGCATTGCTGAAATAATTACAATTCCAGGTTATGTAAATGTGGATTTTGAAGATGTGAAAACTGTATTGCGCAAGAGTGGTTTGGCAATCATGGGATCAGCAATTGCAAGTGGCGATAATCGTGCTTTTGAAGCGGTGGAAAATGCTTTAAAATCACCTTTGTTAAACGACAATGAAATTAGTGGAGCAAAAAGTATTTTATTAAATATTTCCTCCGGAAGTAAACCTGTGTTAATGGATGAAATTTCTGAGATAACAGAATATGTTCAAGATGCTGCCGGTTATGATTGTGATATTATCTGGGGTAATTGTAACGATCCGAATTTGGGAGAAAATTTAATGGTAACAATTATTGCAACAGGTTTTGAAACAGATATAGAACGTACAAAGAGATTGAAGGAAAAAAACTTAAAAGTAAATTTTTTAGAAGAAAATAAATCAGCACCCAAAGCTTCTACAAAAGTTTTATCGTCAAAAGCAATTGTAGATCCGAATGAAATGCGTGTAGAGAAAATAGAACCTCCACAGGAAGATTCGAATGCAAAACAATTTACGTTTGAATTCGACAGTATTCAAAATGAATTCGAACCAAAAAAAGATATTCCTGAAATCACTTCCTTTTTTAATCCATTAGTAGAACCAATTGCAAAATCGGATGAGAATGAAAAAGATGATTTTGATTTTATAATTAAAAATACTGTTGAAGAAGAAGAAGAAGAAACCCAGGTTGAAGATGAGCAAGAACAAATTCCACCAACAGCAAAGCAATTACCTGCCTCTGACGAAATAAATAATGATGACAAAATGCGTTTTGTTTCTGCCTCTAATGATGAAAGAGTTAAGCGATTAAAGTCAATGAGTTTGAAGCTCAACAATCTGGATGAATTGGAAAAGGTGCCTGCATATTTACGCCGTCAGGTTGATCTGGAAAATACGCAGAATTCTTCTGAGAATAATTTTTCTAAATACACTGTTTCCGGTAATGAGAACGGTCCGGAGTTTAGAAAGAACAATTCTTTTCTGCACGATAATGTAGATTGA
- a CDS encoding UDP-N-acetylmuramate--L-alanine ligase gives MQYTNLKRIYFIGIGGIGMSALARYFHFNNVVVTGYDRTETALTKQLQQEGIAIHFTDDIALADLNADLIIYTPAIPKEHKEYNYFLANGYPIRKRAQVLGELSASKFTIAIAGSHGKTTVSSMIAWILKHSGYDCTAFLGGISANFNSNFVAGKNDVMVIEADEFDRSFLQLHPDIAVITAVDSDHLEIYGTQQELEKTFTEFAHQVTEKGKVVLKSSLPILKNIKREKYSYSINDTNADLFVADYKITLSGSQVRLNNGMQYKLIYPGIHNIENSVAASSVALLLGIEKNNIISALNVFNGVHRRFEIMYQNDAIVFIDDYAHHPEEIAMFLKSVRAIYTGKKITAIFQPHLFTRTRDLAEGFSESLSIADEVLLLPIYPARELPIEGVSSAMIYNNILSPSKHLMEKENLLEYIQTQPLEIVCTIGAGDIDKLVEPIARTLKQKNPQL, from the coding sequence ATACAATATACAAATCTGAAACGCATATACTTTATCGGTATAGGTGGGATTGGTATGAGTGCACTTGCAAGATATTTTCATTTCAATAATGTAGTTGTAACCGGATATGATCGCACAGAAACTGCACTCACAAAACAATTGCAACAAGAAGGAATTGCTATTCATTTTACAGATGATATTGCACTTGCAGATTTAAATGCTGACTTAATTATTTATACACCTGCTATTCCAAAAGAGCATAAAGAGTATAATTACTTTTTGGCAAATGGATATCCAATTAGAAAACGTGCACAAGTGTTGGGTGAATTATCTGCAAGCAAGTTTACAATTGCAATTGCGGGTTCACATGGAAAAACTACGGTGAGTTCCATGATTGCATGGATATTAAAACACAGTGGTTATGATTGCACTGCTTTTCTCGGTGGAATCAGTGCGAATTTTAATTCCAATTTCGTTGCGGGTAAAAATGATGTAATGGTAATTGAAGCCGATGAATTTGATCGTTCGTTTTTGCAGTTACATCCCGATATTGCAGTAATCACTGCAGTTGATTCTGATCATCTTGAAATTTATGGAACGCAGCAAGAATTGGAAAAAACATTTACCGAATTTGCACATCAGGTAACAGAGAAAGGTAAGGTAGTTTTAAAATCTTCACTGCCAATTTTAAAAAATATAAAAAGAGAAAAATATAGCTATTCAATAAATGATACCAATGCAGATTTATTTGTAGCCGATTATAAAATCACCTTGAGTGGTTCGCAGGTAAGATTAAATAATGGGATGCAATACAAATTGATTTATCCCGGAATTCACAATATCGAAAATTCAGTTGCCGCTTCCAGTGTTGCATTATTACTTGGTATTGAAAAAAATAACATTATTTCTGCACTGAATGTATTCAATGGTGTACACCGCAGATTTGAAATTATGTATCAAAATGATGCAATAGTTTTCATTGATGATTACGCTCATCATCCGGAAGAGATTGCAATGTTTTTAAAAAGTGTAAGAGCAATTTATACCGGTAAAAAAATTACTGCAATTTTTCAACCGCACTTATTTACAAGAACAAGAGATTTGGCAGAAGGATTTTCTGAGAGCTTATCTATTGCAGATGAAGTATTGTTGTTGCCCATTTATCCGGCAAGAGAATTACCCATTGAAGGAGTGAGCAGCGCAATGATTTACAACAATATTCTTTCGCCTTCAAAGCATTTAATGGAGAAAGAAAATTTATTGGAATACATACAAACACAACCGCTGGAAATAGTGTGTACAATAGGTGCCGGAGATATAGATAAACTGGTGGAACCCATTGCTAGAACACTCAAACAAAAAAATCCGCAGCTATGA
- the murD gene encoding UDP-N-acetylmuramoyl-L-alanine--D-glutamate ligase, whose translation MGKRIVILGGGESGVGAAKLAQQKGYDVFLSDKGKLAEKYKVELQLHHIAFEEGMHTEDKILNADEIIKSPGVPDKAAIIQKAIAQNISLTGELEFGYRYCNGTIIAITGTNGKTTTTSLTYHMMKKAGLDVAMGGNIGKSFAGLIAEKSNAYYVLEVSSFQLDDIKTFKPFISVLLNITPDHLDRYDYKYENYIASKFRITLNQNASDYFIYCADDAVINQHLNAFPIHSKQLAFTLQHATDKAAWIEDNNIILQLNNQKTTLMTINELALQGKHNIYNTMAAGIAGHVLQLKKETIRESMMDFTGLEHRLEFVAKIHGMNFINDSKATNVNSTWYALESMTEPVIWIAGGVDKGNDYEMLVSLVKQKVKAIVCMGADNRKLQEAFSKHVDVMMNTTGMDEAVEMAYRLGATGDAVLLSPACASFDLFENYEDRGNQFKLKVRSL comes from the coding sequence ATGGGCAAACGCATTGTGATATTAGGTGGTGGCGAAAGCGGTGTAGGTGCAGCAAAACTTGCACAACAAAAAGGCTATGATGTTTTCTTAAGTGATAAAGGAAAACTTGCAGAAAAATATAAAGTAGAATTACAATTACATCATATTGCTTTTGAAGAAGGTATGCATACGGAAGATAAAATTTTGAATGCAGATGAAATTATTAAAAGTCCGGGTGTACCTGATAAAGCTGCAATAATTCAGAAAGCAATTGCACAGAATATTTCATTAACCGGCGAGCTGGAATTTGGATATAGATATTGTAATGGAACCATCATTGCAATTACCGGCACCAATGGAAAAACAACCACCACTTCTCTTACTTATCACATGATGAAAAAGGCGGGATTGGATGTGGCAATGGGAGGCAATATCGGAAAAAGTTTTGCAGGATTAATTGCAGAAAAATCGAATGCATATTATGTATTGGAAGTAAGCAGTTTCCAATTAGATGATATCAAAACTTTCAAACCATTTATCAGTGTATTATTAAATATTACACCTGATCATTTAGATAGATACGATTATAAATATGAAAATTATATCGCATCAAAATTCAGAATTACACTTAATCAAAATGCATCTGATTATTTTATTTATTGCGCAGATGATGCGGTAATTAATCAGCACTTAAATGCATTTCCTATTCACAGCAAACAACTCGCATTCACACTTCAACATGCAACTGATAAAGCAGCATGGATAGAAGATAACAATATCATTTTACAATTGAACAACCAAAAAACAACGCTTATGACTATCAACGAACTTGCATTACAAGGCAAACACAATATTTATAACACGATGGCTGCAGGAATTGCAGGTCATGTTTTGCAACTGAAAAAAGAAACCATTCGTGAGAGCATGATGGATTTTACTGGTCTGGAACACAGACTTGAATTTGTTGCAAAAATTCATGGAATGAACTTTATAAATGATTCAAAAGCAACCAATGTAAATTCAACATGGTATGCATTGGAAAGTATGACTGAACCTGTGATTTGGATTGCAGGTGGAGTAGATAAAGGCAACGATTATGAAATGTTGGTTAGCCTGGTGAAGCAAAAAGTAAAGGCAATAGTTTGCATGGGTGCTGATAACAGAAAATTGCAGGAAGCTTTTTCAAAACATGTAGACGTTATGATGAATACAACAGGTATGGATGAAGCGGTTGAAATGGCGTATCGCCTTGGTGCAACTGGAGATGCAGTGTTGTTATCACCTGCTTGTGCAAGCTTTGATTTATTCGAAAATTATGAAGATCGTGGCAATCAATTTAAATTAAAAGTGAGATCTCTATAA
- the murG gene encoding undecaprenyldiphospho-muramoylpentapeptide beta-N-acetylglucosaminyltransferase has protein sequence MISNANILISGGGTGGHIFPAIAIANEIVRRNPDANILFVGAKDKMEMQKVPAAGYRIEGLWISGIQRSFTLKNLLFPIKLIDSFFAARKIVKTFKPHIAIGTGGFASGPALNAAASFGTPIVIQEQNSYPGITNKILGKKAAKVCVAYSGMEKYFSAAQLIVTGNPVRKNVFENIPLREVAAKHFFKNPGNKILFIVGGSLGARTLNNCLIQSHAQLTELGIQIIWQTGSAMAEECKAAAANNPNVFVTEFISEMQYAYSAADVIISRAGAIAISELCLVGKPVILVPFPFAAEDHQTKNAMALVNANAAICIKDADAQQQLIPEILKLVSDEILCKVLADGIKKLGIADATDRIVDEIEKLIA, from the coding sequence ATGATTTCCAATGCAAACATATTAATTTCAGGTGGTGGTACAGGCGGTCATATTTTTCCGGCTATCGCTATTGCAAATGAAATTGTGCGTCGCAATCCCGATGCAAATATTTTATTTGTAGGTGCAAAAGATAAAATGGAAATGCAGAAAGTACCTGCTGCAGGATATCGTATTGAAGGATTATGGATTAGTGGAATTCAAAGAAGTTTTACTTTGAAAAATTTATTGTTTCCAATAAAACTTATTGATAGTTTTTTTGCTGCAAGAAAAATTGTAAAAACGTTTAAACCACATATTGCAATCGGCACCGGTGGTTTTGCAAGTGGTCCGGCATTAAATGCAGCAGCTTCTTTCGGAACACCGATTGTGATACAAGAACAAAATTCTTATCCTGGAATTACAAATAAAATTCTTGGCAAGAAGGCAGCTAAAGTTTGTGTTGCATATAGTGGTATGGAAAAATATTTTTCTGCAGCACAACTTATCGTTACAGGAAATCCGGTGAGAAAAAATGTATTTGAAAATATACCGTTAAGAGAAGTAGCAGCAAAACATTTTTTTAAAAATCCCGGAAATAAAATTCTTTTTATAGTTGGTGGAAGTTTAGGTGCACGCACTTTAAATAATTGTTTAATACAAAGTCATGCGCAACTTACTGAGTTGGGAATACAAATTATTTGGCAAACAGGAAGTGCAATGGCAGAGGAATGTAAAGCAGCAGCAGCAAATAATCCAAATGTATTTGTAACAGAATTTATTTCTGAAATGCAGTATGCGTATTCTGCGGCGGATGTAATTATTTCCCGTGCAGGTGCAATTGCTATTTCTGAATTATGTCTGGTGGGTAAGCCTGTTATTCTTGTTCCATTTCCTTTTGCCGCAGAAGATCATCAAACAAAAAATGCGATGGCGCTTGTAAATGCAAATGCGGCAATTTGTATTAAAGATGCTGATGCACAACAACAACTTATTCCTGAAATATTAAAATTAGTAAGTGATGAAATTTTATGTAAAGTACTTGCTGATGGTATTAAAAAGTTAGGAATTGCAGATGCTACTGATCGTATTGTGGATGAAATAGAAAAACTGATTGCATGA
- a CDS encoding phospho-N-acetylmuramoyl-pentapeptide-transferase, giving the protein MRADGKYISHDTPSTHTTIPFIKNNEFDYEWLVAWADTNTQRILFPIVFIAIIIIIITAVSNGANLTDGLDGLAAGTSSIIGLTLLIFSYVAGNVILAQYLNVMYIPNSGELVIFSAAFIGACVGFLWYNTYPAQVFMGDTGSLALGGIIATLAIIVRKELLIPVLCGIFLMENLSVMVQVSYFKYTRKKYGEGRRIFLMAPLHHHFQKKGYHETKIVARFWIIGVLLAIITIVTLKVR; this is encoded by the coding sequence ATGCGAGCTGATGGAAAATATATTTCTCATGATACACCTTCCACACATACTACAATTCCTTTTATAAAAAATAATGAGTTCGATTATGAATGGTTAGTAGCATGGGCAGATACAAATACACAACGCATTTTATTTCCTATTGTATTTATTGCGATAATAATTATCATCATAACGGCGGTATCCAATGGCGCAAACTTAACAGATGGATTAGATGGATTAGCTGCGGGCACTTCGAGTATAATTGGATTAACATTATTAATATTTTCTTATGTTGCGGGTAACGTAATTCTCGCACAATATCTCAATGTAATGTATATACCCAACTCAGGTGAGTTGGTGATTTTCAGTGCGGCTTTTATTGGTGCATGTGTTGGTTTCCTTTGGTACAATACTTATCCTGCGCAAGTATTTATGGGCGATACCGGAAGTCTGGCATTGGGAGGAATTATTGCCACACTTGCAATTATTGTTCGCAAAGAATTATTGATACCTGTGTTGTGCGGCATATTCCTGATGGAAAATCTCAGCGTGATGGTACAGGTAAGTTATTTTAAATACACCCGTAAAAAATATGGTGAAGGAAGACGCATTTTTTTAATGGCTCCACTACATCATCATTTTCAGAAAAAAGGATATCACGAAACAAAAATTGTTGCACGTTTCTGGATTATAGGAGTGCTTCTCGCAATCATCACTATCGTAACACTTAAAGTAAGATAA